A single region of the Zootoca vivipara chromosome 2, rZooViv1.1, whole genome shotgun sequence genome encodes:
- the PECAM1 gene encoding platelet endothelial cell adhesion molecule isoform X6 has protein sequence MYCVLLLIFLHCCTLKAQSNVFTINSVTLRAAPSVEVNNGESVTLNCSADISKSKQFQMNYTFSFFKYGLLLVNSSSEKEWADYTIPMARFSDSGQYSCALDVEGKKRDSSIVAVQVHGITKPILTAEKTEVMEGETVSLSCKAPEEKAPFYFKFYKNDQHDPEQQWERHAFTENFAELKYQINAGDTILFFECEVHKTLGDRSEKSERSDKRIVTVIEPFSVPTLTIHPPQNITEGDNLRVDCTTIARHQDRIKIEMIIQKNKTILNSTKSGRSVQYSKVATMEDNGNYMCKVELGSVSKISTVNVVVAELFSKPILVHNQTRWDENSMLQIECQVNSSLPIHFSVIKDNRVVASRDVYTVTKVRVSDSGVYVCRAEINGIAKESAPARLHVYAPVSKPRLSPPTSQVAILGKFFTVKCYSSNGTLPITYTLYRGGIYVNKTEVKENESAKFSVKATNAHVPEDYSCEAKNGHSVPQRSTRVNITVIAPVGNINLGRLSQGDVEDGKELAISCSVGSGSYPIEFTFFRENHPKPVYKVTEKTKRTAVWYRDSLTSQDGGKYFCRADNQAKSPVESNIMIVKVVLASWKKWLIVVIIMLILFGVAIAASWWYVRKRAKAKGNPLELTSSITATNSVGEKLTPRQNNEGEFYFAPVVQKTETVYTEIRKATNDAGGNRHSRIESSPDET, from the exons ATGTATTGTGTTTTGCTGCTAATCTTCTTGCACT GCTGCACGCTGAAAGCTCAAAGTAATG tgTTCACCATCAATAGCGTGACACTCCGCGCTGCTCCATCCGTGGAAGTGAATAATGGAGAGTCGGTCACGCTCAACTGCTCCGCAGACATCAGCAAGAGCAAACAATTCCAGATGAATTatactttttcatttttcaagtATGGACTGCTTCTGGTCAATAGTTCATCAGAGAAAGAGTGGGCAGATTATACAATCCCAATGGCTAGATTTTCTGATTCTGGACAGTATAGCTGTGCGTTGGatgtggaggggaaaaaaagggaCAGTAGTATTGTGGCTGTTCAAGTACATG GAATAACGAAGCCCATTCTGACTGCCGAGAAAACAGAGGTGATGGAAGGCGAAACTGTGTCTTTAAGCTGTAAAGCACCAGAAGAAAAggccccattttattttaaattttataaaaacGACCAGCATGACCCTGAACAGCAGTGGGAGAGGCATGCATTTACAGAAAACTTTGCTGAACTGAAATATCAAATTAATGCGGGGGACACCATTTTGTTCTTTGAATGCGAGGTCCATAAGACTTTGGGGGATCGATCTGAGAAATCGGAGCGCAGTGACAAAAGAATTGTAACTGTCATTG AACCGTTTTCCGTTCCCACCTTAACCATCCACCCACCACAGAACATTACAGAAGGAGATAACCTGCGTGTAGACTGTACAACCATCGCACGTCACCAGGATCGAATCAAAATTGAAATGATAATCCAGAAGAACAAAACGATTCTTAACAGCACTAAGTCTGGTCGGTCTGTGCAGTACTCTAAAGTAGCCACAATGGAAGACAATGGCAATTATATGTGTAAAGTGGAACTTGGGAGTGTGTCCAAAATCAGCACAGTAAATGTTGTGGTGGCAG AACTGTTTTCCAAGCCAATTCTAGTTCATAATCAAACAAGATGGGATGAAAACAGTATGTTACAAATTGAATGTCAAGTTAACAGCTCACTGCCAATACATTTCTCAGTCATAAAAGACAACAGAGTAGTGGCAAGCAGAGATGTCTATACTGTTACCAAGGTCCGCGTAAGTGACAGTGGAGTCTATGTTTGTCgagctgaaataaatgggattgcCAAGGAGAGTGCCCCTGCACGGCTACACGTTTATG CTCCTGTTTCCAAACCAAGACTTTCCCCACCAACTTCCCAAGTAGCAATATTGGGGAAGTTTTTCACTGTAAAATGTTATTCCAGTAATGGAACTCTACCCATAACATATACTCTGTACAGAGGAGGCATATATGTTAATAAGACAGAagtaaaagaaaatgaatcagCAAAGTTTTCGGTCAAAGCAACCAATGCCCATGTTCCAGAAGACTACAGTTGTGAAGCTAAAAATGGCCATTCCGTTCCACAACGAAGCACTAGGGTAAACATTACAGTGATAG CTCCCGTTGGCAACATAAACTTGGGGAGACTTTCACAGGGAGATGTGGAAGATGGCAAAGAGCTCGCAATTTCCTGCTCTGTTGGTTCAGGATCTTATCCTATTGAATTCACCTTCTTTAGAGAAAACCACCCCAAACCTGTGTATAAAGTAACAGAGAAGACAAAACGCACTGCTGTTTGGTACAGAGACAGCCTTACAAGCCAAGATGGAGGGAAGTACTTTTGCAGAGCTGACAACCAAGCAAAATCACCTGTAGAGAGCAACATTATGATTGTCAAGG TTGTTCTGGCTTCATGGAAGAAATGGCTCATTGTGGTAATCATCATGCTGATTCTCTTTGGTGTTGCCATTGCGGCTTCCTGGTGGTATGTTCGGAAGAGGGCAAAAG CTAAAGGCAATCCTTTGGAGTTGACTAG ttCTATAACAGCAACCAATTCAGTGGGTGAGAAGCTGACACCACGACAGAATAATGAAGGGGAATTCTATTTCG CTCCTGTTGTACAGAAGACTGAAACGGTTTATACTGAAATCAGAAAAGCTACTAATG